One Phaseolus vulgaris cultivar G19833 chromosome 11, P. vulgaris v2.0, whole genome shotgun sequence genomic window carries:
- the LOC137811255 gene encoding maltose excess protein 1, chloroplastic-like isoform X1 gives MASSLLSTPLAPPYPRYRNRFQQHSHTTNFPQFKHLNLTLTVSPSSRFRLFAFPPRRPDFALQALDSGAGNQGSVGVGRSQSYQQWDSLTSRFSAAANIPFLLLQMPQIILNARNLLSGNKSALSAVPWLGMLTSLLGNLSLLSYFAKKREKEAVVVQTLGVVSTYVVLVQLALAETMPLPYFLATSVIVISGLVLNFLNYFGLLNAGLWSFWEDFITIGGLSVLPQIMWSTFVPYVPNSILPGATAFVIAVLAVTLARTGKLSEKGVKFVGGISGWTATLLFMWMPVSQMWTNYLNPENMKGLSAFSMLLAMLGNGLMLPRALLIRDLMWFTGSAWATLFYGYGNIACLYL, from the exons ATGGCCAGTTCCTTACTCTCTACACCTCTCGCTCCTCCTTATCCACGCTACCGTAACCGTTTTCAACAACATTCTCACACCACCaattttccacaattcaaacaCCTTAACCTCACTCTAACCGTTTCTCCTTCTTCTCGCTTCCGACTCTTCGCTTTCCCTCCGCGCCGCCCTGATTTCGCTCTACAAGCTCTCGATTCCGGCGCCGGAAACCAG GGATCAGTTGGCGTCGGGAGAAGTCAAAGCTACCAGCAATGGGATTCGCTCACCTCGAGATTCTCCGCCGCCGCCAATATTCCGTTTCTGTTGCTGCAAATGCCGCAAATCATACTCAATGCTCGGAATCTTTTATCCGGAAACAAATCCGCTCTCTCCGCTGTCCCCTGGCTG GGAATGTTAACTAGTCTGCTTGGGAACCTGTCTCTGCTTTCATACTTTGCCAAAAAAAGGGAAAAGGAAGCTGTTGTAGTGCAGACATTGGGTGTGGTTTCAACATATGTTGTCCTTGTTCAGCTGGCACTGGCTGAAACCATGCCTTTGCCTTATTTTTTGGCTACTTCTGTTATTGTGATCTCTGGCCTTGTTCTGAATTTCTTGAATTACTTTGGTTTACTAAATGCTGGACTCTGGAGCTTTTGGGAAGATTTCATTACAATTGGGGGTCTTTCAGTGCTTCCCCAA ATAATGTGGTCTACATTTGTTCCCTATGTACCTAACAGCATCTTACCAGGGGCAACTGCCTTTGTGATTGCTGTCTTGGCTGTTACATTG GCCAGAACTGGAAAACTTTCTGAGAAAGGTGTTAAATTCGTTGGAGGAATATCTGGATGGACAGCTACACTACTCTTCATGTGGATGCCAGTTTCTCAAATG TGGACAAATTATCTCAATCCTGAGAACATGAAAGGATTGTCAGCTTTTTCGATGCTGCTTGCCATGCTTGGTAATGGGCTTATGCTTCCACGTGCTCTCTTGATTCGTGATTTGATGTG